One Archocentrus centrarchus isolate MPI-CPG fArcCen1 chromosome 10, fArcCen1, whole genome shotgun sequence genomic region harbors:
- the LOC115787016 gene encoding uncharacterized protein LOC115787016 isoform X1, with product MGQNRRKVQRHRGYVNSRIMLNKFLEYRSSKSKERQSFNYGPRGRHRAKEQKHVQVFELPKISLKMKEMHWDIKLQFSQDRLRMLLHWMLYKNVS from the exons ATGGGACAGAACAGACGGAAGGTCCAGAGGCACAGGGGATATGTCAACAGCCGGATAATGCTAAACAAA TTCCTGGAATACCGAAGCTCGAAGTCCAAAGAGCGTCAGTCTTTTAACTACGGGCCTAGAGGAAGACACCGGgctaaagaacaaaaacacgtCCAG GTTTTTGAACTCCCAAAGATAAGTCTGAAAATGAAAG AGATGCACTGGGACATCAAGCTACAATTCAGCCAGGACAG attGAGAATGCTGCTACATTGGATGCTCTACAAGAATGTATCATGA